The Thermococcus sp. DNA window TCCTATTGATAACATTGCCCAATAATTGCTCAAAGCTAGTTCTAAAAATGGAATTAAAATTAACACTAACCTTTCCCCTGCAAGAATGGGGAGAAACCCTGTGGTAGTAAACATTGCTAGTATCAAAAATCCAACAAATTTCCATAAAATTTCCCCATTGTATCTTGAAGAGAATCTAAAAACCGAAAAATGGGGAATTACAACAAACACACTCAAGGCAATCCATAAAATGCCGATAAGGGAATACAAAATTGCCCATCTAAGCTTCTTTGAGCCCTTGTTAGTAGTTACCATCATAAGTCCAAGTGATAATGGAAACAAACCTGCATCTTCTCTCGCAAGGAGAACTATGAGAGACGAGAAAAATGCCTTTTTGTAGTCCCCTTTTTCGAGATAATACATGGTCAAAGTAATGAACGGAACTGCAAGCGATACAGCGTGAAAATCAAAACGAATAATACCCAGAATAAAGGGACTAAACATATACAGAAGCATTATAGAAAATGCTTTTCGCTCATCTCTCAATAGTTCTTCTGCTAACTTAAAGATAGGTATAGCCCCCACAGTAATGGCTAAAGTCTGGGTTATTACTAGAAGATCAATAGAAGGCCAGAATTTGTAGAATAGCAAAAGGAAAAAGAGAATCGGAGAATTGTGTATACCAAAATGGCTAGTTTTTTCAATTGAGTTATAGAAAAATCCTGTTCCCCTCAAGACTGAAGAGAAACTTTCATTAAAAATAAGTAAATCCGTGGGCTTTATCTGATACAGTAACATTATGTGTGCCCTAAAAATAGCATACATACTCATTACAACGAAATATACAACCAAAACTACAGGAACAAACTTATGTTCTACTTTGCTCATGTTCCCTCCCTTGTAACAGACTTAATGGA harbors:
- a CDS encoding DUF2079 domain-containing protein translates to MSKVEHKFVPVVLVVYFVVMSMYAIFRAHIMLLYQIKPTDLLIFNESFSSVLRGTGFFYNSIEKTSHFGIHNSPILFFLLLFYKFWPSIDLLVITQTLAITVGAIPIFKLAEELLRDERKAFSIMLLYMFSPFILGIIRFDFHAVSLAVPFITLTMYYLEKGDYKKAFFSSLIVLLAREDAGLFPLSLGLMMVTTNKGSKKLRWAILYSLIGILWIALSVFVVIPHFSVFRFSSRYNGEILWKFVGFLILAMFTTTGFLPILAGERLVLILIPFLELALSNYWAMLSIGDHYQWLLGPLLVVVSIYGAQKIQSSKKFWLSILVGGIFSILFSPIIQTIPRYPYVIGTRIDLVFKLALKLWFVS